A window from Setaria italica strain Yugu1 chromosome VIII, Setaria_italica_v2.0, whole genome shotgun sequence encodes these proteins:
- the LOC101784673 gene encoding obtusifoliol 14-alpha demethylase produces the protein MNQEMLNLADNQQMLIAGAALLLATITFIKLLVWSGSRGKHLPPTILALPVVGGLIRFMRGPISMIWEEYARLGSVFTLCILNHKITFLIGPEVSQHFFNGHESELSQQEVYKFTVAAFGPGVSFDVKYSVRLEQIRIFTEAVRGNHLRNYVGQMVSEADEYFTKWGDSGTVDLKYELEQIILLITSRCLLGREVRENLFNDVATLFRDLCNGMQPVSVIFPYLPIPAHRRRDRARARLGEMFSTIIKSRKASGQSEEDMLQRLIDYKYKNGRPTTEGEITGLLIAVLFGGQQTSSITSTWTGAYLLQFKQYFAAAVEEQKEVMKRHGNKIDYDILAEMDVLHRCVKEALRLQPPLPLLFRYSHSDFTVTTKEGKELVVPKGHMVATSPSVANRLPHIYKNPDTYDPNRFAPGRNEDKAAGALSYIPFGGGKHWCIGQLFAYLEIETVWAHLLRNFELELVSPFPESEWNSMVVGVKGELLVKYKRRRLVVGN, from the exons ATGAACCAGGAAATGCTGAATCTCGCAGACAATCAGCAAATGCTCATTGCTGGTGCTGCGCTGCTACTCGCTACCATCACCTTCATCAAGCTCCTCGTGTGGTCTGGTTCTAGAGGCAAGCATCTGCCACCAACTATCCTGGCGTTGCCGGTGGTTGGTGGGCTGATCCGGTTCATGCGTGGCCCCATCTCCATGATCTGGGAGGAGTATGCGCGTCTTGGCAGCGTGTTCACCCTCTGCATACTCAACCACAAGATCACCTTCTTGATTGGACCTGAGGTGTCCCAACACTTCTTCAATGGTCATGAGTCTGAGTTGAGCCAGCAGGAGGTGTACAAGTTCACTGTGGCAGCGTTTGGCCCAGGAGTTTCGTTTGATGTGAAGTATTCCGTGAGGCTGGAGCAGATCCGGATCTTCACTGAGGCAGTCCGTGGTAACCATCTCCGCAACTATGTCGGTCAGATGGTTTCTGAAGCTGAC GAGTACTTCACAAAGTGGGGAGACAGTGGCACTGTTGATTTGAAGTATGAGCTGGAGCAGATCATCCTACTGATTACTAGCCGCTGCTTGCTTGGAAGGGAGGTGCGAGAGAATCTCTTTAATGATGTTGCCACCCTCTTCCGTGATCTTTGCAATGGGATGCAGCCAGTGAGTGTTATATTCCCCTACCTCCCAATCCCTGCACATCGGCGCCGTGACCGGGCACGGGCACGGTTGGGAGAAATGTTCTCCACCATCATCAAGTCCCGCAAGGCCTCTGGGCAGTCTGAGGAGGACATGCTGCAGCGCTTAATTGATTACAAGTACAAGAATGGGCGCCCCACCACAGAGGGTGAGATAACTGGGCTACTTATAGCAGTACTCTTTGGCGGACAGCAGACTAGCTCTATCACCTCGACCTGGACAGGGGCCTACCTCCTTCAGTTCAAGCAGTACTTTGCAGCTGCTGTGGAGGAGCAGAAGGAGGTCATGAAGCGGCACGGGAACAAGATTGATTATGACATCTTGGCAGAGATGGACGTCCTCCACCGTTGCGTCAAGGAGGCTCTCAGGCTTCAACCGCCCCTACCCCTATTGTTCCGCTACTCGCACTCCGACTTCACCGTGACAACCAAGGAAGGCAAAGAGCTTGTCGTCCCCAAGGGCCACATGGTCGCGACGTCCCCGTCTGTCGCCAACAGGCTCCCCCACATCTACAAGAACCCTGACACGTATGACCCCAACCGGTTCGCGCCTGGAAGGAATGAGGACAAGGCGGCAGGCGCCCTGTCGTACATCCCCTTCGGAGGCGGCAAGCACTGGTGCATCGGCCAGCTCTTCGCCTACCTGGAGATTGAGACGGTGTGGGCGCACCTGCTGAGGAACTTCGAGCTGGAGCTGGTCTCCCCGTTCCCGGAGAGCGAATGGAACTCGATGGTCGTCGGCGTCAAGGGCGAGTTGCTGGTGAAGTACAAGCGGCGCAGGCTCGTGGTTGGAAACTAA